In Populus trichocarpa isolate Nisqually-1 chromosome 7, P.trichocarpa_v4.1, whole genome shotgun sequence, the following proteins share a genomic window:
- the LOC7490218 gene encoding uncharacterized protein LOC7490218 isoform X4 encodes MKQETLTLVLVNLAGIMERADESLLPGVYKEVGAALHTDPTGLGSLTLFRSIVQSSCYPLAAYLAVHHNRAHVIALGAFLWAAATFLVAISSTFLEVAVSRGLNGIGLAIVTPAIQSLVADSTDESNRGMAFGWLQLTGNLGSIIGGLCSVLIASRTFMGIPGWRVAFHLVGIISVIVGIMVRLFANDPRFSDTNSKAKDQSPKSFISEVKYLMKEAKSVIKIPSFQIIVAQGVSGSFPWSALSFAPMWLELIGFSHEKTAFLMTLFVVAGSLGGLFGGKMGDVLAKRFPNSGRIFLSQISSGSAIPLAAVLLLVLPDDPSTTFIHGLVLFIMGFCISWNGPATNKDSPTEISSERLCFGSIIRISAIFICSPYSRDFGSACLWL; translated from the exons ATGAAACAAGAGACTCTGACATTAGTGCTAGTGAATCTAGCAGGGATTATGGAGAGAGCTGATGAGTCATTGTTACCAGGAGTGTACAAAGAAGTTGGTGCAGCTTTACATACTGACCCCACTGGTTTGGGTTCATTAACTTTGTTTCGATCCATTGTTCAGTCTTCTTGTTATCCACTAGCTGCTTACCTTGCTGTGCATCATAATCGTGCCCATGTTATTGCTCTTGGTGCTTTTCTTTGGGCAGCCGCCACTTTCCTCGTTGCCATTTCTTCTACTTTCTTAGAG GTAGCGGTTTCAAGAGGTCTAAATGGGATTGGACTGGCCATAGTCACACCTGCCATTCAGTCCCTTGTCGCTGATTCAACTGATGAAAGCAATCGTGGCATGGCATTTGGATGGCTACAGCTGACAGGAAACCTTGGTTCCATTATCGGAGGGCTCTGTTCAGTTCTAATAGCCTCAAGAACATTCATGGGAATACCTGGCTGGAGAGTTGCTTTTCATCTGGTTGGAATAATTAGTGTAATTGTTGGTATTATGGTCCGCCTTTTTGCTAACGATCCACGCTTTTCTGATACTAATAGCAAAGCTAAAGACCAATCTCCCAAGTCTTTTATCTCAGAGGTGAAGTACCTGATGAAAGAAGCAAAGTCAGTTATAAAAATTCCATCATTCCAAATAATTGTGGCTCAAGGTGTATCTGGATCCTTTCCTTGGTCAGCTTTATCATTCGCTCCTATGTGGTTGGAGCTCATTGGCTTCTCCCATGAAAAAACAGCATTTCTCATGACTCTTTTTGTAGTTGCTGGGTCACTTGGTGGCCTGTTTGGAGGAAAGATGGGGGATGTCCTAGCTAAACGCTTTCCCAATTCTGGGAGGATATTTCTTTCACAGATAAGCTCTGGTTCAGCCATACCATTGGCAGCAGTTTTGCTTCTTGTATTGCCTGATGATCCATCCACAACATTCATCCATGGTCTGGTCTTGTTCATCATGGGATTTTGCATATCCTGGAATGGTCCAGCTACAAACAA AGATAGTCCCACAGAAATCTCGAGCGAGCGTCTATGCTTTGGATCGATCATTCGAATCAGTGCTATCTTCATTTGCTCCCCCTACAGTAGGGATTTTGGCTCAGCATGTTTATGGTTATAA
- the LOC7490218 gene encoding uncharacterized protein LOC7490218 isoform X5 produces MKQEALTLVLVNFAGIMQRADESLLPGVYKEVGAALHTDPTGLGSLTLFRSVVQSSCYPLAAYLAVHHNRAHVIALGAFLWAAATFLVAISSTFLQVAISRGLNGIGLAIVIPAIQSLVADSTDESNRGMAFGWLQLTGNLGSIIGNLCSVLLATTSFMGIAGWRVSFHLVGIISVIVGVLVYLFAKDPHFSDTDGRAKDKTPQTFISEFKDLIKDAKSVVKIPTFQILVAQGVSGTFPWSGLSFAPMWLELIGFSHKQTASLLNIFVIGGSFGSLFGGRMGDILAKRLPNSGRIMLSQISAGSSIPLAGILLLVLPYDPSTAFKHGLVFFTMGLCTSWNAPATNKDSPTEISSERLCFGSIIRISAIFICSPYSRDFGSACLWL; encoded by the exons ATGAAACAAGAGGCACTAACATTGGTACTGGTGAATTTTGCGGGGATTATGCAGAGAGCTGATGAGTCTTTGTTGCCGGGAGTGTATAAAGAAGTTGGTGCAGCTCTACATACAGACCCAACTGGGCTGGGTTCACTCACTTTGTTTAGATCAGTAGTTCAGTCTTCTTGCTACCCATTAGCAGCTTACCTTGCTGTGCATCATAATCGTGCCCATGTCATTGCTCTTGGTGCTTTTCTTTGGGCTGCTGCCACCTTCCTTGTTGCCATATCCTCTACATTCTTACAG GTGGCAATTTCAAGAGGTCTAAATGGGATCGGACTTGCCATAGTCATACCTGCCATTCAGTCTCTTGTTGCCGATTCGACCGATGAAAGCAATCGCGGTATGGCATTTGGATGGCTCCAGCTAACAGGAAACCTTGGCTCCATCATTGGAAATCTCTGTTCGGTACTACTAGCCACAACATCGTTCATGGGGATAGCTGGTTGGAGAGTTTCTTTCCATTTGGTTGGAATAATAAGTGTAATAGTTGGTGTTTTGGTCTATCTCTTTGCCAAGGATCCACACTTCTCCGATACTGATGGTAGAGCTAAAGATAAAACTCCTCAGACTTTTATTTCAGAGTTCAAGGACCTGATCAAAGATGCGAAGTCAGTTGTAAAAATACCAACCTTCCAAATACTTGTTGCTCAAGGTGTCTCTGGAACATTTCCTTGGTCAGGTTTATCATTCGCTCCTATGTGGTTAGAGCTTATTGGATTCTCTCATAAACAAACAGCATCCCTCCTGAACATTTTTGTAATCGGTGGTTCATTCGGTAGTCTGTTTGGAGGAAGAATGGGGGATATCCTTGCTAAACGCTTGCCTAATTCTGGGAGAATAATGCTATCACAGATAAGTGCTGGTTCAAGCATTCCTTTAGCAGGGATTTTGCTTCTGGTGTTGCCATATGATCCATCAACAGCATTCAAGCATGGTCTGGTCTTTTTCACAATGGGACTCTGCACATCCTGGAATGCTCCAGCTACAAACAA AGATAGTCCCACAGAAATCTCGAGCGAGCGTCTATGCTTTGGATCGATCATTCGAATCAGTGCTATCTTCATTTGCTCCCCCTACAGTAGGGATTTTGGCTCAGCATGTTTATGGTTATAA
- the LOC7490218 gene encoding uncharacterized protein LOC7490218 isoform X2: MKQEALTLVLVNFAGIMQRADESLLPGVYKEVGAALHTDPTGLGSLTLFRSVVQSSCYPLAAYLAVHHNRAHVIALGAFLWAAATFLVAISSTFLQVAISRGLNGIGLAIVIPAIQSLVADSTDESNRGMAFGWLQLTGNLGSIIGNLCSVLLATTSFMGIAGWRVSFHLVGIISVIVGVLVYLFAKDPHFSDTDGRAKDKTPQTFISEFKDLIKDAKSVVKIPTFQILVAQGVSGTFPWSGLSFAPMWLELIGFSHKQTASLLNIFVIGGSFGSLFGGRMGDILAKRLPNSGRIMLSQISAGSSIPLAGILLLVLPYDPSTAFKHGLVFFTMGLCTSWNAPATNNPIFAEIVPERSRTTIYALDNSFESVLSSFAPPIVGILAQRLYGYKVPKTSSDSVKVETDRENAESLAKALFMSFVIPMSICVFIYSFLYWSYPRDRERAKMNALIESEMQQVEAQDSPLGEEYSQLHLSESKGLDGKETAETDVEYGKIDRLDFDDDSDDKALLSIN, translated from the exons ATGAAACAAGAGGCACTAACATTGGTACTGGTGAATTTTGCGGGGATTATGCAGAGAGCTGATGAGTCTTTGTTGCCGGGAGTGTATAAAGAAGTTGGTGCAGCTCTACATACAGACCCAACTGGGCTGGGTTCACTCACTTTGTTTAGATCAGTAGTTCAGTCTTCTTGCTACCCATTAGCAGCTTACCTTGCTGTGCATCATAATCGTGCCCATGTCATTGCTCTTGGTGCTTTTCTTTGGGCTGCTGCCACCTTCCTTGTTGCCATATCCTCTACATTCTTACAG GTGGCAATTTCAAGAGGTCTAAATGGGATCGGACTTGCCATAGTCATACCTGCCATTCAGTCTCTTGTTGCCGATTCGACCGATGAAAGCAATCGCGGTATGGCATTTGGATGGCTCCAGCTAACAGGAAACCTTGGCTCCATCATTGGAAATCTCTGTTCGGTACTACTAGCCACAACATCGTTCATGGGGATAGCTGGTTGGAGAGTTTCTTTCCATTTGGTTGGAATAATAAGTGTAATAGTTGGTGTTTTGGTCTATCTCTTTGCCAAGGATCCACACTTCTCCGATACTGATGGTAGAGCTAAAGATAAAACTCCTCAGACTTTTATTTCAGAGTTCAAGGACCTGATCAAAGATGCGAAGTCAGTTGTAAAAATACCAACCTTCCAAATACTTGTTGCTCAAGGTGTCTCTGGAACATTTCCTTGGTCAGGTTTATCATTCGCTCCTATGTGGTTAGAGCTTATTGGATTCTCTCATAAACAAACAGCATCCCTCCTGAACATTTTTGTAATCGGTGGTTCATTCGGTAGTCTGTTTGGAGGAAGAATGGGGGATATCCTTGCTAAACGCTTGCCTAATTCTGGGAGAATAATGCTATCACAGATAAGTGCTGGTTCAAGCATTCCTTTAGCAGGGATTTTGCTTCTGGTGTTGCCATATGATCCATCAACAGCATTCAAGCATGGTCTGGTCTTTTTCACAATGGGACTCTGCACATCCTGGAATGCTCCAGCTACAAACAA TCCAATATTTGCAGAGATAGTGCCAGAGAGATCTCGAACAACAATCTATGCTTTGGATAATTCATTTGAGTCCGTACTGTCTTCTTTTGCTCCCCCAATAGTTGGCATTTTGGCTCAGCGCTTATATGGCTACAAAGTTCCCAAAACATCATCGGATTCTGTCAAAGTTGAAACAGATAGAGAAAATGCTGAATCACTTGCCAAGGCACTCTTCATGTCATTTGTCATTCCAATGTCAATATGTGTTTTCATCTACTCCTTCCTCTACTGGTCGTATCCAAGAGACCGGGAGCGGGCAAAGATGAATGCGTTGATAGAATCAGAAATGCAACAAGTAGAGGCACAGGATTCTCCTCTCGGAGAAGAATACTCTCAACTACATCTTTCAGAATCAAAAGGGCTTGATGGAAAGGAAACAGCAGAAACTGATGTAGAATATGGAAAAATCGATAGGTTGGATTTCGATGATGATAGCGACGACAAGGCTCTACTTTCAATAAACTAA
- the LOC7490218 gene encoding uncharacterized protein LOC7490218 isoform X3, whose protein sequence is MKVAVSRGLNGIGLAIVTPAIQSLVADSTDESNRGMAFGWLQLTGNLGSIIGGLCSVLIASRTFMGIPGWRVAFHLVGIISVIVGIMVRLFANDPRFSDTNSKAKDQSPKSFISEVKYLMKEAKSVIKIPSFQIIVAQGVSGSFPWSALSFAPMWLELIGFSHEKTAFLMTLFVVAGSLGGLFGGKMGDVLAKRFPNSGRIFLSQISSGSAIPLAAVLLLVLPDDPSTTFIHGLVLFIMGFCISWNGPATNNPIFAEIVPQKSRASVYALDRSFESVLSSFAPPTVGILAQHVYGYKTPKKSLDSVQVITDRENAASLAKALYTAIGIPMALCCFIYSFLYCTYPRDRDRARMTALIELEMQQLEADDSPLREEHTRLNVSETNGLDGEERTEIDMKTGNNESIDFDDDDDKALLYRQLTFSNLAD, encoded by the exons ATGAAG GTAGCGGTTTCAAGAGGTCTAAATGGGATTGGACTGGCCATAGTCACACCTGCCATTCAGTCCCTTGTCGCTGATTCAACTGATGAAAGCAATCGTGGCATGGCATTTGGATGGCTACAGCTGACAGGAAACCTTGGTTCCATTATCGGAGGGCTCTGTTCAGTTCTAATAGCCTCAAGAACATTCATGGGAATACCTGGCTGGAGAGTTGCTTTTCATCTGGTTGGAATAATTAGTGTAATTGTTGGTATTATGGTCCGCCTTTTTGCTAACGATCCACGCTTTTCTGATACTAATAGCAAAGCTAAAGACCAATCTCCCAAGTCTTTTATCTCAGAGGTGAAGTACCTGATGAAAGAAGCAAAGTCAGTTATAAAAATTCCATCATTCCAAATAATTGTGGCTCAAGGTGTATCTGGATCCTTTCCTTGGTCAGCTTTATCATTCGCTCCTATGTGGTTGGAGCTCATTGGCTTCTCCCATGAAAAAACAGCATTTCTCATGACTCTTTTTGTAGTTGCTGGGTCACTTGGTGGCCTGTTTGGAGGAAAGATGGGGGATGTCCTAGCTAAACGCTTTCCCAATTCTGGGAGGATATTTCTTTCACAGATAAGCTCTGGTTCAGCCATACCATTGGCAGCAGTTTTGCTTCTTGTATTGCCTGATGATCCATCCACAACATTCATCCATGGTCTGGTCTTGTTCATCATGGGATTTTGCATATCCTGGAATGGTCCAGCTACAAACAA TCCAATATTTGCAGAGATAGTCCCACAGAAATCTCGAGCGAGCGTCTATGCTTTGGATCGATCATTCGAATCAGTGCTATCTTCATTTGCTCCCCCTACAGTAGGGATTTTGGCTCAGCATGTTTATGGTTATAAAACTCCCAAAAAATCATTAGACAGTGTCCAAGTGATAACAGACCGAGAAAATGCTGCATCACTTGCAAAGGCACTCTACACAGCAATTGGCATTCCAATGGCATTATGTTGCTTCATCTACTCATTCCTCTATTGCACGTACCCAAGAGACCGGGATAGGGCAAGGATGACTGCTTTGATAGAATTAGAAATGCAACAATTAGAGGCAGATGATTCTCCTTTGAGAGAAGAACACACTCGATTGAATGTTTCAGAAACAAACGGACTGGATGGAGAGGAAAGAACCGAAATAGACATGAAGACTGGAAACAATGAGAGCATTGATTTCGATGATGATGACGACAAGGCTCTACTCTATCGTCAGCTAACATTCTCAAATTTAGCAGACTGA
- the LOC7490218 gene encoding uncharacterized protein LOC7490218 isoform X1, with the protein MKQETLTLVLVNLAGIMERADESLLPGVYKEVGAALHTDPTGLGSLTLFRSIVQSSCYPLAAYLAVHHNRAHVIALGAFLWAAATFLVAISSTFLEVAVSRGLNGIGLAIVTPAIQSLVADSTDESNRGMAFGWLQLTGNLGSIIGGLCSVLIASRTFMGIPGWRVAFHLVGIISVIVGIMVRLFANDPRFSDTNSKAKDQSPKSFISEVKYLMKEAKSVIKIPSFQIIVAQGVSGSFPWSALSFAPMWLELIGFSHEKTAFLMTLFVVAGSLGGLFGGKMGDVLAKRFPNSGRIFLSQISSGSAIPLAAVLLLVLPDDPSTTFIHGLVLFIMGFCISWNGPATNNPIFAEIVPQKSRASVYALDRSFESVLSSFAPPTVGILAQHVYGYKTPKKSLDSVQVITDRENAASLAKALYTAIGIPMALCCFIYSFLYCTYPRDRDRARMTALIELEMQQLEADDSPLREEHTRLNVSETNGLDGEERTEIDMKTGNNESIDFDDDDDKALLYRQLTFSNLAD; encoded by the exons ATGAAACAAGAGACTCTGACATTAGTGCTAGTGAATCTAGCAGGGATTATGGAGAGAGCTGATGAGTCATTGTTACCAGGAGTGTACAAAGAAGTTGGTGCAGCTTTACATACTGACCCCACTGGTTTGGGTTCATTAACTTTGTTTCGATCCATTGTTCAGTCTTCTTGTTATCCACTAGCTGCTTACCTTGCTGTGCATCATAATCGTGCCCATGTTATTGCTCTTGGTGCTTTTCTTTGGGCAGCCGCCACTTTCCTCGTTGCCATTTCTTCTACTTTCTTAGAG GTAGCGGTTTCAAGAGGTCTAAATGGGATTGGACTGGCCATAGTCACACCTGCCATTCAGTCCCTTGTCGCTGATTCAACTGATGAAAGCAATCGTGGCATGGCATTTGGATGGCTACAGCTGACAGGAAACCTTGGTTCCATTATCGGAGGGCTCTGTTCAGTTCTAATAGCCTCAAGAACATTCATGGGAATACCTGGCTGGAGAGTTGCTTTTCATCTGGTTGGAATAATTAGTGTAATTGTTGGTATTATGGTCCGCCTTTTTGCTAACGATCCACGCTTTTCTGATACTAATAGCAAAGCTAAAGACCAATCTCCCAAGTCTTTTATCTCAGAGGTGAAGTACCTGATGAAAGAAGCAAAGTCAGTTATAAAAATTCCATCATTCCAAATAATTGTGGCTCAAGGTGTATCTGGATCCTTTCCTTGGTCAGCTTTATCATTCGCTCCTATGTGGTTGGAGCTCATTGGCTTCTCCCATGAAAAAACAGCATTTCTCATGACTCTTTTTGTAGTTGCTGGGTCACTTGGTGGCCTGTTTGGAGGAAAGATGGGGGATGTCCTAGCTAAACGCTTTCCCAATTCTGGGAGGATATTTCTTTCACAGATAAGCTCTGGTTCAGCCATACCATTGGCAGCAGTTTTGCTTCTTGTATTGCCTGATGATCCATCCACAACATTCATCCATGGTCTGGTCTTGTTCATCATGGGATTTTGCATATCCTGGAATGGTCCAGCTACAAACAA TCCAATATTTGCAGAGATAGTCCCACAGAAATCTCGAGCGAGCGTCTATGCTTTGGATCGATCATTCGAATCAGTGCTATCTTCATTTGCTCCCCCTACAGTAGGGATTTTGGCTCAGCATGTTTATGGTTATAAAACTCCCAAAAAATCATTAGACAGTGTCCAAGTGATAACAGACCGAGAAAATGCTGCATCACTTGCAAAGGCACTCTACACAGCAATTGGCATTCCAATGGCATTATGTTGCTTCATCTACTCATTCCTCTATTGCACGTACCCAAGAGACCGGGATAGGGCAAGGATGACTGCTTTGATAGAATTAGAAATGCAACAATTAGAGGCAGATGATTCTCCTTTGAGAGAAGAACACACTCGATTGAATGTTTCAGAAACAAACGGACTGGATGGAGAGGAAAGAACCGAAATAGACATGAAGACTGGAAACAATGAGAGCATTGATTTCGATGATGATGACGACAAGGCTCTACTCTATCGTCAGCTAACATTCTCAAATTTAGCAGACTGA